One Ricinus communis isolate WT05 ecotype wild-type chromosome 2, ASM1957865v1, whole genome shotgun sequence DNA segment encodes these proteins:
- the LOC8284569 gene encoding nuclear pore complex protein NUP93A isoform X1, which yields MAGTSEQDMSGWTDLLHSSTKLLEQAAPSAQFPPLQRNLDQLEALSKKLKAKSLRTDAPTQSIAATRLLAREGINAEQLARDLKSFELKTVFEDVFPAEATTVEEYLQQVHEMAMVSAIQEAQKDSLRSFNDYMLKVLEEDWQKEKRDFLQSLSRISALPRTNAIETSSGGTRSGQIASVASSPQASSGPIGMELVPLANMPILEKKASAYAEVVKNLNNAREHGLQFKPATAFKNAYDSLGHEASGGKSVNMQKMWHLIQTLMGENSTFQRNLSRKMSLVIGARRHLEWGHEKYIMDTIQSHPAQAALGGAVGNLQRVRAFLRIRLRDYGVLDFDAGDARRQPPVDTTWQQIYFCLRTGYYDEARNIALSSRASQQFAPLLTEWINTGGIVPPEIAAAASEECEKMLRMVDRVGRGAYDKKKLLLYALVSGSRRQIDRLLRDLPTLFNTIEDFLWFKLSAVRDFHGGTSAVVLNEGSAPYSLEDLQAYLNKFEPSYYTKNGKDPLVYPYVLLLSIQLLKAVLHLSKEVADEGYDIDAVHMAIVLADHGVLSEVAGAGQKLGIMDAYAEVSSIIRQYGSTYLRRGNLLGALEYYAQAAAAVGGGEVSWTGRGNVDQQRQRSLMLKQLLTELLLRDGGIYLLLGPRGAGEEGELVRFLNDFRVRQQFLLEAARQCQEAGLYDKSIEIQKRVGAFSMALDTINKCLSEAICALSRGRLDGESRTAGLIHSGNEILETYKYYPDVSFQERDHVLEQETVLRQLEAILSVHKLARLGHYLDALREVAKLPFLPFDPRAPDATANLFQNLSSHVQVCVPDLLKAALTCLDNVTDSDGSLRAMRAKIAQFLANNMSRNWPRDLYEKVARSL from the exons ATGGCGGGGACAAGTGAACAAGACATGAGTGGTTGGACTGATCTTCTACACTCATCCACTAAGCTTCTCGAACAAGCTGCTCCTTCTGCTCAGTTCCCTCCTCTCCAG AGGAATTTAGATCAGTTAGAAGCATTATCTAAGAAACTCAAGGCTAAATCCTTGAGAACTGACGCTCCTACTCAATCTATCGCTGCCACAAG GCTTCTTGCTCGTGAAGGAATTAACGCGGAGCAGCTTGCTCGAGACCTTAAGTCTTTCGAATTGAAG ACAGTATTTGAGGATGTCTTCCCTGCTGAGGCTACAACTGTTGAAGAATATTTGCAACAG GTTCATGAAATGGCAATGGTGTCAGCCATACAGGAAGCTCAGAAGGACAGCCTGAGAAGCTTTAATGATTACATGCTGAAAGTTTTAGAG GAAGATTGGCAAAAGGAAAAACGGGACTTTCTTCAGAGCTTGAGCCGGATTTCGGCATTACCTAGGACTAACGCGATTGAAACAAGTAGTGGAGGTACTCGTTCAGGTCAAATAGCATCTGTTGCTTCCAGCCCTCAGGCTTCTTCTGGCCCAATTGGCATGGAGCTTGTACCTTTAGCCAACATGCCAATCTTGGAGAAAAAAGCTTCAGCTTATGCTGAAGTTGTGAAGAATTTGAATAATGCAAGAGAGCATGGCTTGCAATTTAAG CCTGCAACAGCCTTCAAGAATGCTTATGATAGTTTGGGTCATGAAGCTTCTGGTGGAAAATCAGTTAACATGCAGAAGATGTGGCATCTTATTCAG ACATTGATGGGTGAGAATTCAACCTTTCAACGGAATCTTTCGAGAAAAATGTCATTAGTGATTGGAGCAAGGCGGCATTTAGAATGGGGACATGAAAAGTATATTATGGACACAATACAAAGTCATCCAGCACAG GCTGCCCTCGGTGGTGCTGTTGGAAATTTACAAAGAGTTCGTGCTTTTCTTCGG ATTCGCTTAAGGGATTATGGTGTTCTAGATTTTGATGCAGGAGATGCACGTAGGCAGCCACCAGTTGATACCACTTGGCAGCAG ATTTATTTTTGCTTGAGAACTGGGTATTATGATGAAGCAAGAAACATTGCCCTGTCATCCCGTGCTTCTCAGCAATTTGCTCCTCTG CTTACAGAGTGGATTAACACTGGAGGAATAGTGCCTCCAGAAATTGCAGCTGCTGCTTCTGAAGAATGTGAAAAAATGTTGAGAATGGTTGATCGGGTGGGTCGAGGTGCATATGACAAAAAAAAGCTGTTACTATATGCTTTAGTATCTGGTTCTAGGAGGCAAATTGACCGACTTCTGAGAGATCTACCTACACTATTCAATACTATAGAGGACTTTTTGTGGTTCAAGTTATCAGCTGTACGGGACTTCCATGGTGGTACCTCAGCTGTGGTCCTAAATGAAGGTTCAGCGCCGTATAGTCTGGAAGATTTACAGGCTtacttaaataaatttgagcCATCATACTATACCAAAAATGGGAAGGACCCTCTGGTTTACCCTTATGTATTGCTTTTGAGCATTCAGTTGCTAAAAGCTGtcttgcatttgtccaaggaAGTTGCAGATGAAGGATATGATATTGATGCTGTCCACATGGCAATTGTGCTAGCAGACCACGGAGTTCTTTCTGAAGTTGCAGGAGCTGGACAAAAACTTGGTATCATGGATGCTTATGCAGAAGTCTCTAGTATAATTAGGCAATATGGTTCTACATATTTACGTCGTGGCAATCTCTTGGGGGCATTGGAATATTATGCACAAGCTGCTGCTGCAGTAGGTGGTGGAGAGGTGTCATGGACTGGGAGAGGCAATGTAGATCAGCAGAGACAGAGAAGTTTGATGCTGAAGCAACTCCTTACTGAGCTACTATTACGGGACGGTGGTATTTATCTCTTACTTGGTCCACGGGGTGCTGGAGAAGAAGGTGAATTAGTGCGATTTTTAAATGACTTTAGAGTGAGACAACAATTTCTGCTTGAAGCTGCCCGGCAATGTCAGGAAGCCGGACTCTATGACAAG TCCATAGAAATTCAGAAGAGGGTTGGAGCATTTTCCATGGCTTTAGATACAATTAATAAGTGCTTGTCTGAAGCAATCTGTGCCCTGTCACGTGGTAGACTGGATGGCGAGAGCCGGACTGCAGGTCTCATTCATTCTGGCAATGAGATTCTGGAGACATACAAGTATTATCCTGATGTTAG TTTTCAAGAGAGAGATCATGTTTTAGAGCAAGAAACTGTGTTGAGACAGCTTGAGGCGATTTTATCTGTTCACAAGTTAGCAAGATTGGGTCATTATCTTGATGCTCTAAGGGAGGTTGCTAAGCTTCCCTTTCTTCCATTTGATCCACGAGCTCCAGATGCCACTGCAAATTTATTTCAGAATTTGTCTTCTCATGTCCAAGTTTGTGTACCTGACCTTCTTAAGGCCGCTCTTACATGTCTTGACAATGTAACAGATTCTGATGGATCACTTCGTGCTATGAGGGCAAAG ATTGCACAGTTTCTTGCGAACAATATGAGTCGGAACTGGCCTCGCGATTTGTACGAAAAAGTTGCTCGAAGTTTATGA
- the LOC8284569 gene encoding nuclear pore complex protein NUP93A isoform X2, protein MAGTSEQDMSGWTDLLHSSTKLLEQAAPSAQFPPLQRNLDQLEALSKKLKAKSLRTDAPTQSIAATRLLAREGINAEQLARDLKSFELKTVFEDVFPAEATTVEEYLQQVHEMAMVSAIQEAQKDSLRSFNDYMLKVLEEDWQKEKRDFLQSLSRISALPRTNAIETSSGGTRSGQIASVASSPQASSGPIGMELVPLANMPILEKKASAYAEVVKNLNNAREHGLQFKPATAFKNAYDSLGHEASGGKSVNMQKMWHLIQTLMGENSTFQRNLSRKMSLVIGARRHLEWGHEKYIMDTIQSHPAQAALGGAVGNLQRVRAFLRIRLRDYGVLDFDAGDARRQPPVDTTWQQIYFCLRTGYYDEARNIALSSRASQQFAPLLTEWINTGGIVPPEIAAAASEECEKMLRMVDRVGRGAYDKKKLLLYALVSGSRRQIDRLLRDLPTLFNTIEDFLWFKLSAVRDFHGGTSAVVLNEGSAPYSLEDLQAYLNKFEPSYYTKNGKDPLVYPYVLLLSIQLLKAVLHLSKEVADEGYDIDAVHMAIVLADHGVLSEVAGAGQKLGIMDAYAEVSSIIRQYGSTYLRRGNLLGALEYYAQAAAAVGGGEVSWTGRGNVDQQRQRSLMLKQLLTELLLRDGGIYLLLGPRGAGEEGELVRFLNDFRVRQQFLLEAARQCQEAGLYDKSIEIQKRVGAFSMALDTINKCLSEAICALSRGRLDGESRTAGLIHSGNEILETYKYYPDVRALGYYIQFSRERSCFRARNCVETA, encoded by the exons ATGGCGGGGACAAGTGAACAAGACATGAGTGGTTGGACTGATCTTCTACACTCATCCACTAAGCTTCTCGAACAAGCTGCTCCTTCTGCTCAGTTCCCTCCTCTCCAG AGGAATTTAGATCAGTTAGAAGCATTATCTAAGAAACTCAAGGCTAAATCCTTGAGAACTGACGCTCCTACTCAATCTATCGCTGCCACAAG GCTTCTTGCTCGTGAAGGAATTAACGCGGAGCAGCTTGCTCGAGACCTTAAGTCTTTCGAATTGAAG ACAGTATTTGAGGATGTCTTCCCTGCTGAGGCTACAACTGTTGAAGAATATTTGCAACAG GTTCATGAAATGGCAATGGTGTCAGCCATACAGGAAGCTCAGAAGGACAGCCTGAGAAGCTTTAATGATTACATGCTGAAAGTTTTAGAG GAAGATTGGCAAAAGGAAAAACGGGACTTTCTTCAGAGCTTGAGCCGGATTTCGGCATTACCTAGGACTAACGCGATTGAAACAAGTAGTGGAGGTACTCGTTCAGGTCAAATAGCATCTGTTGCTTCCAGCCCTCAGGCTTCTTCTGGCCCAATTGGCATGGAGCTTGTACCTTTAGCCAACATGCCAATCTTGGAGAAAAAAGCTTCAGCTTATGCTGAAGTTGTGAAGAATTTGAATAATGCAAGAGAGCATGGCTTGCAATTTAAG CCTGCAACAGCCTTCAAGAATGCTTATGATAGTTTGGGTCATGAAGCTTCTGGTGGAAAATCAGTTAACATGCAGAAGATGTGGCATCTTATTCAG ACATTGATGGGTGAGAATTCAACCTTTCAACGGAATCTTTCGAGAAAAATGTCATTAGTGATTGGAGCAAGGCGGCATTTAGAATGGGGACATGAAAAGTATATTATGGACACAATACAAAGTCATCCAGCACAG GCTGCCCTCGGTGGTGCTGTTGGAAATTTACAAAGAGTTCGTGCTTTTCTTCGG ATTCGCTTAAGGGATTATGGTGTTCTAGATTTTGATGCAGGAGATGCACGTAGGCAGCCACCAGTTGATACCACTTGGCAGCAG ATTTATTTTTGCTTGAGAACTGGGTATTATGATGAAGCAAGAAACATTGCCCTGTCATCCCGTGCTTCTCAGCAATTTGCTCCTCTG CTTACAGAGTGGATTAACACTGGAGGAATAGTGCCTCCAGAAATTGCAGCTGCTGCTTCTGAAGAATGTGAAAAAATGTTGAGAATGGTTGATCGGGTGGGTCGAGGTGCATATGACAAAAAAAAGCTGTTACTATATGCTTTAGTATCTGGTTCTAGGAGGCAAATTGACCGACTTCTGAGAGATCTACCTACACTATTCAATACTATAGAGGACTTTTTGTGGTTCAAGTTATCAGCTGTACGGGACTTCCATGGTGGTACCTCAGCTGTGGTCCTAAATGAAGGTTCAGCGCCGTATAGTCTGGAAGATTTACAGGCTtacttaaataaatttgagcCATCATACTATACCAAAAATGGGAAGGACCCTCTGGTTTACCCTTATGTATTGCTTTTGAGCATTCAGTTGCTAAAAGCTGtcttgcatttgtccaaggaAGTTGCAGATGAAGGATATGATATTGATGCTGTCCACATGGCAATTGTGCTAGCAGACCACGGAGTTCTTTCTGAAGTTGCAGGAGCTGGACAAAAACTTGGTATCATGGATGCTTATGCAGAAGTCTCTAGTATAATTAGGCAATATGGTTCTACATATTTACGTCGTGGCAATCTCTTGGGGGCATTGGAATATTATGCACAAGCTGCTGCTGCAGTAGGTGGTGGAGAGGTGTCATGGACTGGGAGAGGCAATGTAGATCAGCAGAGACAGAGAAGTTTGATGCTGAAGCAACTCCTTACTGAGCTACTATTACGGGACGGTGGTATTTATCTCTTACTTGGTCCACGGGGTGCTGGAGAAGAAGGTGAATTAGTGCGATTTTTAAATGACTTTAGAGTGAGACAACAATTTCTGCTTGAAGCTGCCCGGCAATGTCAGGAAGCCGGACTCTATGACAAG TCCATAGAAATTCAGAAGAGGGTTGGAGCATTTTCCATGGCTTTAGATACAATTAATAAGTGCTTGTCTGAAGCAATCTGTGCCCTGTCACGTGGTAGACTGGATGGCGAGAGCCGGACTGCAGGTCTCATTCATTCTGGCAATGAGATTCTGGAGACATACAAGTATTATCCTGATGTTAG AGCACTTGGCTATTATATCCAGTTTTCAAGAGAGAGATCATGTTTTAGAGCAAGAAACTGTGTTGAGACAGCTTGA
- the LOC8284569 gene encoding nuclear pore complex protein NUP93A isoform X3, with the protein MAMVSAIQEAQKDSLRSFNDYMLKVLEEDWQKEKRDFLQSLSRISALPRTNAIETSSGGTRSGQIASVASSPQASSGPIGMELVPLANMPILEKKASAYAEVVKNLNNAREHGLQFKPATAFKNAYDSLGHEASGGKSVNMQKMWHLIQTLMGENSTFQRNLSRKMSLVIGARRHLEWGHEKYIMDTIQSHPAQAALGGAVGNLQRVRAFLRIRLRDYGVLDFDAGDARRQPPVDTTWQQIYFCLRTGYYDEARNIALSSRASQQFAPLLTEWINTGGIVPPEIAAAASEECEKMLRMVDRVGRGAYDKKKLLLYALVSGSRRQIDRLLRDLPTLFNTIEDFLWFKLSAVRDFHGGTSAVVLNEGSAPYSLEDLQAYLNKFEPSYYTKNGKDPLVYPYVLLLSIQLLKAVLHLSKEVADEGYDIDAVHMAIVLADHGVLSEVAGAGQKLGIMDAYAEVSSIIRQYGSTYLRRGNLLGALEYYAQAAAAVGGGEVSWTGRGNVDQQRQRSLMLKQLLTELLLRDGGIYLLLGPRGAGEEGELVRFLNDFRVRQQFLLEAARQCQEAGLYDKSIEIQKRVGAFSMALDTINKCLSEAICALSRGRLDGESRTAGLIHSGNEILETYKYYPDVSFQERDHVLEQETVLRQLEAILSVHKLARLGHYLDALREVAKLPFLPFDPRAPDATANLFQNLSSHVQVCVPDLLKAALTCLDNVTDSDGSLRAMRAKIAQFLANNMSRNWPRDLYEKVARSL; encoded by the exons ATGGCAATGGTGTCAGCCATACAGGAAGCTCAGAAGGACAGCCTGAGAAGCTTTAATGATTACATGCTGAAAGTTTTAGAG GAAGATTGGCAAAAGGAAAAACGGGACTTTCTTCAGAGCTTGAGCCGGATTTCGGCATTACCTAGGACTAACGCGATTGAAACAAGTAGTGGAGGTACTCGTTCAGGTCAAATAGCATCTGTTGCTTCCAGCCCTCAGGCTTCTTCTGGCCCAATTGGCATGGAGCTTGTACCTTTAGCCAACATGCCAATCTTGGAGAAAAAAGCTTCAGCTTATGCTGAAGTTGTGAAGAATTTGAATAATGCAAGAGAGCATGGCTTGCAATTTAAG CCTGCAACAGCCTTCAAGAATGCTTATGATAGTTTGGGTCATGAAGCTTCTGGTGGAAAATCAGTTAACATGCAGAAGATGTGGCATCTTATTCAG ACATTGATGGGTGAGAATTCAACCTTTCAACGGAATCTTTCGAGAAAAATGTCATTAGTGATTGGAGCAAGGCGGCATTTAGAATGGGGACATGAAAAGTATATTATGGACACAATACAAAGTCATCCAGCACAG GCTGCCCTCGGTGGTGCTGTTGGAAATTTACAAAGAGTTCGTGCTTTTCTTCGG ATTCGCTTAAGGGATTATGGTGTTCTAGATTTTGATGCAGGAGATGCACGTAGGCAGCCACCAGTTGATACCACTTGGCAGCAG ATTTATTTTTGCTTGAGAACTGGGTATTATGATGAAGCAAGAAACATTGCCCTGTCATCCCGTGCTTCTCAGCAATTTGCTCCTCTG CTTACAGAGTGGATTAACACTGGAGGAATAGTGCCTCCAGAAATTGCAGCTGCTGCTTCTGAAGAATGTGAAAAAATGTTGAGAATGGTTGATCGGGTGGGTCGAGGTGCATATGACAAAAAAAAGCTGTTACTATATGCTTTAGTATCTGGTTCTAGGAGGCAAATTGACCGACTTCTGAGAGATCTACCTACACTATTCAATACTATAGAGGACTTTTTGTGGTTCAAGTTATCAGCTGTACGGGACTTCCATGGTGGTACCTCAGCTGTGGTCCTAAATGAAGGTTCAGCGCCGTATAGTCTGGAAGATTTACAGGCTtacttaaataaatttgagcCATCATACTATACCAAAAATGGGAAGGACCCTCTGGTTTACCCTTATGTATTGCTTTTGAGCATTCAGTTGCTAAAAGCTGtcttgcatttgtccaaggaAGTTGCAGATGAAGGATATGATATTGATGCTGTCCACATGGCAATTGTGCTAGCAGACCACGGAGTTCTTTCTGAAGTTGCAGGAGCTGGACAAAAACTTGGTATCATGGATGCTTATGCAGAAGTCTCTAGTATAATTAGGCAATATGGTTCTACATATTTACGTCGTGGCAATCTCTTGGGGGCATTGGAATATTATGCACAAGCTGCTGCTGCAGTAGGTGGTGGAGAGGTGTCATGGACTGGGAGAGGCAATGTAGATCAGCAGAGACAGAGAAGTTTGATGCTGAAGCAACTCCTTACTGAGCTACTATTACGGGACGGTGGTATTTATCTCTTACTTGGTCCACGGGGTGCTGGAGAAGAAGGTGAATTAGTGCGATTTTTAAATGACTTTAGAGTGAGACAACAATTTCTGCTTGAAGCTGCCCGGCAATGTCAGGAAGCCGGACTCTATGACAAG TCCATAGAAATTCAGAAGAGGGTTGGAGCATTTTCCATGGCTTTAGATACAATTAATAAGTGCTTGTCTGAAGCAATCTGTGCCCTGTCACGTGGTAGACTGGATGGCGAGAGCCGGACTGCAGGTCTCATTCATTCTGGCAATGAGATTCTGGAGACATACAAGTATTATCCTGATGTTAG TTTTCAAGAGAGAGATCATGTTTTAGAGCAAGAAACTGTGTTGAGACAGCTTGAGGCGATTTTATCTGTTCACAAGTTAGCAAGATTGGGTCATTATCTTGATGCTCTAAGGGAGGTTGCTAAGCTTCCCTTTCTTCCATTTGATCCACGAGCTCCAGATGCCACTGCAAATTTATTTCAGAATTTGTCTTCTCATGTCCAAGTTTGTGTACCTGACCTTCTTAAGGCCGCTCTTACATGTCTTGACAATGTAACAGATTCTGATGGATCACTTCGTGCTATGAGGGCAAAG ATTGCACAGTTTCTTGCGAACAATATGAGTCGGAACTGGCCTCGCGATTTGTACGAAAAAGTTGCTCGAAGTTTATGA